A portion of the Streptomyces platensis genome contains these proteins:
- a CDS encoding ABC transporter ATP-binding protein — protein MATDVHGAVTDTLREEAPRAASPGATAVQVAGLVRAFGGRAVVDDLQLIVQPGEFVALLGRSGCGKSTLLRVLAGLDREIEGEVRVPRRKAVAFQAPRLMPWKRVWPNVLLGLPGRPDRAAAERALAEVGLGHRAEAWPKTLSGGEAQRASLARALVREPDLLLLDEPFGALDALTRIKAQRLVAELWRERGCAVLLVTHDVEEALLLADRALVMEGGRIAYETTVDLPRPREISDPRFGALRARLLDRLGVEGGTGTHAAGGADHAEVTGDGSAAAAA, from the coding sequence ATGGCGACCGACGTTCACGGGGCAGTGACCGACACCCTGCGCGAGGAGGCCCCACGCGCTGCATCTCCCGGCGCCACCGCTGTCCAGGTAGCGGGGCTGGTGCGGGCCTTCGGTGGCCGTGCTGTCGTTGATGACCTGCAACTGATCGTGCAGCCGGGCGAGTTCGTGGCGCTGCTCGGGCGGAGTGGCTGCGGTAAGTCGACTCTGCTGCGGGTGCTGGCCGGGCTCGACCGGGAGATCGAGGGTGAGGTGCGGGTGCCGCGCCGTAAGGCCGTGGCGTTCCAGGCACCGCGGCTGATGCCCTGGAAGCGGGTCTGGCCCAATGTGCTGCTGGGGCTGCCGGGCCGCCCCGACCGGGCGGCTGCGGAAAGGGCGTTGGCGGAGGTCGGGCTCGGTCACCGTGCGGAGGCCTGGCCCAAGACGCTCTCCGGTGGGGAGGCACAGCGGGCGTCGCTCGCCCGTGCGCTGGTACGGGAGCCCGATCTGCTGCTGCTCGACGAGCCGTTCGGCGCTCTTGACGCGCTGACCCGGATCAAGGCCCAGCGCCTGGTGGCCGAGCTGTGGCGGGAGCGGGGCTGCGCGGTGCTGCTGGTCACCCATGACGTGGAGGAGGCGCTGCTGCTCGCCGACCGGGCGCTGGTGATGGAGGGCGGCCGGATCGCGTACGAGACCACAGTGGATCTGCCGCGGCCGCGGGAGATCTCCGATCCGCGGTTCGGTGCGCTGCGTGCCCGTCTGCTCGATCGGCTCGGTGTGGAGGGCGGCACGGGCACGCACGCGGCGGGAGGGGCGGACCACGCGGAGGTTACGGGCGATGGCTCCGCCGCCGCTGCTGCGTGA
- a CDS encoding ABC transporter permease: MSVDQAVYGHAPPDPSVQAVQAVQAVQAGRASLAKDLEVGAEAAFRGEGPELERVVPVSGRGWSGPRWLRRAVGPVVLLVWWQVLSASGVLAEDVLASPGAIAATAGDLVADGTLPSAMLVSLQRVAVGLLLGGVTGVVLALVSGLSRLGEDLVDATVQMLRSIPWVGVIPLFIIWLGIGEAPKIALISLGVAFHLYLNVYAGIRGVDAQLVEAGTALGLGRWGLIRHVVLPGALPGAMTGLRYSLATAWLALVFGEQVNADDGLGFLMNQAREFFRTDVIVVCLVVYAILGLIADFLVRTLERLLLQWRPTFTGQ, encoded by the coding sequence ATGAGTGTTGATCAGGCCGTGTACGGCCATGCCCCGCCCGATCCGTCCGTTCAAGCCGTTCAAGCCGTTCAAGCCGTTCAAGCCGGGCGGGCGTCGCTCGCCAAGGACCTGGAGGTGGGGGCGGAGGCCGCTTTCCGTGGCGAGGGGCCCGAGCTCGAACGGGTTGTTCCCGTCTCGGGTCGGGGGTGGTCGGGGCCGCGGTGGTTGCGGCGGGCGGTGGGGCCTGTCGTGCTGTTGGTGTGGTGGCAGGTGTTGAGTGCGAGTGGGGTGCTGGCGGAGGACGTTCTGGCGTCGCCCGGTGCCATCGCTGCGACGGCCGGGGATCTGGTCGCGGACGGAACGCTGCCGTCGGCGATGCTGGTGTCCCTCCAACGGGTCGCGGTCGGGCTGCTGTTGGGTGGTGTGACCGGTGTGGTGCTGGCGCTCGTCTCGGGGCTCTCGCGGCTCGGGGAGGATCTCGTCGACGCCACGGTGCAGATGCTGCGCTCCATCCCGTGGGTGGGTGTGATCCCGCTGTTCATCATCTGGCTGGGCATCGGTGAGGCGCCCAAGATCGCGTTGATCTCGCTGGGTGTGGCCTTCCATCTGTATCTGAATGTCTATGCCGGTATCCGTGGCGTGGACGCCCAGTTGGTGGAGGCCGGGACCGCGCTCGGGCTGGGCCGGTGGGGGCTGATCCGGCATGTGGTGCTGCCGGGGGCGTTGCCGGGCGCCATGACCGGGCTGCGCTACTCGCTGGCCACCGCCTGGCTCGCGCTGGTCTTCGGTGAACAGGTCAATGCCGATGACGGCCTCGGCTTCCTGATGAACCAGGCCAGGGAATTCTTCCGCACCGACGTGATCGTGGTGTGCCTGGTGGTCTACGCGATCCTCGGGCTCATCGCCGACTTTCTCGTCCGTACCCTCGAAAGGCTGCTGCTGCAATGGCGACCGACGTTCACGGGGCAGTGA
- a CDS encoding YjbQ family protein produces the protein MSTAFTTRTLDVTTGSTETVADLTADCAAFLREAADGRDGLLNIFVPHATAGIAILETGAGSDEDLLAALHDLLPADNRWRHRHGTPGHGRDHVLPALIPPHATLPVVAGHMALGTWQSVCLVDTNVDNPNRQVRLSFLR, from the coding sequence ATGAGCACCGCATTCACCACCCGCACCCTTGACGTCACCACCGGCTCCACGGAAACCGTCGCCGATCTCACCGCCGACTGCGCCGCCTTCCTCCGCGAGGCAGCCGACGGTCGCGACGGCCTGCTGAACATCTTCGTGCCCCACGCCACCGCCGGCATCGCCATCCTGGAAACCGGCGCAGGCAGCGACGAAGACCTCCTGGCCGCCCTGCACGACCTCCTACCCGCCGACAACCGCTGGCGCCACCGCCACGGCACCCCAGGCCACGGCCGCGACCACGTCCTCCCCGCCCTCATCCCACCCCACGCAACCCTCCCCGTAGTAGCGGGCCACATGGCCCTGGGCACCTGGCAGTCCGTCTGCCTGGTCGACACCAACGTCGACAACCCGAACCGCCAGGTTCGACTGAGCTTCCTGCGCTGA
- a CDS encoding helix-turn-helix transcriptional regulator produces MLTERLFRTDGLPPADRFDCWRERVSGTHAPLDLLSDHRADFLASQRVLDLGAVSVWPTTFQPVRFRRTPKLIRQSDPEGLHLSLPLHGALRAVRGKEETVHGPDSLCVVDSSRPFDVHAGDDSRPHTGIGLEVPKALLPLPRHAFDRVTAARLSTREGFGALLAQLLTQLAKDTSPYQAADGPRLGTVMIDLLSALLAHALDAENSLPPETHQQALVLRIRAFVQQHLHDPQLTPCTIAAAHHISRSYLYRLFEREEESIAAWIRGQRLEHARRDLAHPAMRTTPIHAIAARWCFTHAADFTRAFRRAYGMAPREYRSVAHRPQ; encoded by the coding sequence ATGCTTACCGAGAGACTGTTCCGGACTGACGGCTTACCGCCGGCGGACCGGTTCGACTGCTGGCGCGAACGGGTCAGTGGGACGCATGCTCCGCTGGACTTGCTCAGCGACCACCGGGCGGATTTTCTGGCTTCACAACGAGTACTGGACCTCGGTGCCGTGTCGGTGTGGCCGACGACGTTCCAGCCAGTGCGCTTTCGACGAACGCCGAAACTCATCCGTCAATCCGATCCAGAGGGGCTCCACCTCTCTCTGCCGTTGCACGGGGCGTTGCGCGCCGTTCGGGGCAAGGAGGAGACCGTCCACGGTCCGGACAGCCTGTGCGTCGTCGATTCGTCACGGCCCTTCGACGTTCATGCGGGGGACGACTCAAGGCCGCACACGGGAATCGGGCTGGAGGTCCCCAAAGCTCTATTGCCACTGCCTCGGCACGCATTCGACCGAGTCACTGCGGCGCGTCTGTCAACGCGCGAAGGTTTCGGCGCCCTGCTGGCACAGTTGCTCACTCAGCTGGCGAAGGACACCTCTCCTTACCAGGCGGCTGACGGGCCCCGGCTCGGGACAGTGATGATCGACCTGCTGTCGGCGCTACTCGCCCACGCCTTGGACGCCGAGAACTCGCTCCCACCGGAAACTCACCAACAGGCCCTCGTACTGCGCATTCGGGCCTTCGTCCAGCAGCATCTGCACGACCCGCAACTGACCCCGTGCACCATCGCCGCCGCCCACCACATCTCCCGCAGCTACCTGTACCGCCTCTTTGAACGCGAAGAGGAGTCCATCGCTGCCTGGATTCGTGGCCAGCGCTTGGAGCACGCTCGCCGTGACCTCGCACACCCCGCCATGCGCACCACCCCCATCCACGCCATCGCCGCCCGCTGGTGCTTCACCCACGCCGCCGACTTCACCCGCGCCTTCCGAAGGGCCTACGGCATGGCACCCAGGGAATACCGCAGCGTCGCCCATCGGCCACAGTGA
- a CDS encoding recombinase family protein produces MKLATSSPERQREDMLTAAASVGGHIIGWADDWGVSGATDPATRPKLGPWLRDERGPYDGLVAAAVDRLGRNVVDCLNTGYKMRDEGKLLVTYGHDGPWDLNDTTPPTRNRFTMEAWGAQMELRAIQRRHRNATVKTRTPTPRTAGPRRHCAATGNCGTREPT; encoded by the coding sequence ATGAAGTTGGCCACGTCGTCCCCTGAGCGTCAACGGGAGGACATGCTGACAGCCGCCGCATCTGTCGGCGGGCACATCATTGGCTGGGCTGACGACTGGGGGGTATCGGGAGCCACGGACCCGGCCACCCGGCCCAAGCTCGGCCCGTGGCTTCGCGACGAGCGGGGGCCGTATGACGGCCTCGTTGCCGCAGCGGTGGACCGGCTCGGCCGCAACGTCGTCGACTGCCTGAACACGGGCTACAAGATGCGTGATGAGGGAAAGCTGCTCGTCACGTATGGCCACGACGGCCCTTGGGATCTCAACGACACCACACCACCGACGAGAAACCGCTTCACCATGGAGGCGTGGGGCGCCCAGATGGAGCTGCGCGCCATCCAGCGCCGCCATCGAAACGCCACCGTCAAGACACGCACACCGACCCCGAGGACCGCCGGGCCGCGGAGGCACTGCGCCGCGACTGGGAACTGTGGAACCCGGGAACCGACCTGA